One stretch of Arthrobacter polaris DNA includes these proteins:
- a CDS encoding tyrosine-type recombinase/integrase: MAQRDPAQSTQKSFGLLACEYLNFLESSGTFSWDDADGASILGFLQSIRNRSADSSMWSAVASFRPFLKFTAHTDLLDALALAGTTASRDHALLESGVERQVVDACQQGLVSARDAAVVLLCQLTGLRACDILSLQLTDIDWRGGTLGILQQXTGNPLTLPLPPLVVAKLARYVLDEQPTSDAKEVFXRLKAPHVALTDHATIYMIINKVFRASGVDDVKVGSRALRYNAASKLLQAGTALPTISAILGRAHSDSTNVYLNTDTERLRDCVLPLLKGTGR; the protein is encoded by the coding sequence ATGGCGCAGCGTGATCCCGCGCAATCGACACAGAAAAGTTTTGGGCTGTTGGCCTGTGAGTACCTGAATTTCTTGGAGTCAAGCGGGACTTTCTCCTGGGATGACGCCGACGGGGCCAGTATCCTGGGATTTCTTCAGTCGATTCGGAACCGGTCGGCTGATTCGAGCATGTGGTCGGCGGTCGCCAGCTTTCGCCCGTTTCTGAAGTTCACCGCCCACACGGACCTGCTTGATGCGCTGGCACTGGCGGGCACGACGGCATCACGAGATCATGCCCTGCTTGAATCCGGGGTTGAAAGGCAGGTTGTTGACGCCTGCCAGCAGGGACTGGTGTCTGCTCGGGACGCAGCGGTTGTCCTGCTGTGCCAGCTCACGGGCCTGCGTGCGTGCGATATCCTCAGCCTGCAACTAACGGACATTGACTGGCGCGGTGGCACGCTCGGGATCTTGCAGCAANAGACCGGCAACCCGCTAACCCTGCCGCTACCGCCACTCGTTGTCGCCAAACTTGCCCGCTACGTCCTTGACGAGCAGCCGACATCCGATGCGAAGGAAGTCTTTNTGCGGCTGAAGGCCCCACATGTTGCCTTGACAGACCATGCCACGATTTACATGATCATCAACAAGGTCTTCCGTGCCTCCGGAGTGGATGATGTGAAGGTTGGTTCGCGTGCCCTTCGCTACAACGCGGCATCGAAATTACTGCAGGCCGGCACCGCGTTACCAACGATTTCGGCGATCCTGGGCCGGGCCCACAGCGACTCGACCAATGTGTATCTCAACACTGATACGGAACGGTTGCGTGACTGTGTCCTTCCTCTGTTGAAAGGGACAGGGCGATGA
- a CDS encoding integrase core domain-containing protein → MQPSIGCVGDAYDKAAAETVMGLFKNEAVAKDSPFCTGALKAESDVIGIVFEWVHWYNNDRLHSALDHQTPEEYEQSYYDLQIGSLPDDAAHKTAA, encoded by the coding sequence TTGCAACCCTCCATCGGATGCGTGGGCGACGCGTACGACAAAGCCGCCGCGGAAACCGTCATGGGGTTGTTCAAGAACGAAGCTGTCGCCAAAGACTCACCATTTTGCACCGGGGCATTGAAGGCTGAAAGCGACGTCATCGGGATCGTCTTCGAATGGGTGCACTGGTACAACAACGACCGCTTGCACTCCGCCCTGGACCACCAAACACCAGAGGAATACGAGCAGTCGTACTATGATTTACAAATCGGCTCGTTACCCGATGACGCCGCCCACAAAACGGCGGCATGA
- a CDS encoding methyltransferase domain-containing protein, producing the protein MARGFDQHVISSIPHYREGHALILALSDFXIQPHGIVYELGSSTGALTSQLAKRHEMKPCRVIGLEIEEGMVAEANRVHCDQIGLEFLQADITKVDLAPSNLVVSYYTLHFLAVEARQRXVRQVFESLNVGGAFILXEKTRQDSGHIQDILSQLYSDFKIENGFNPAQVLAKTRSLRSVLEPLSSSENIDLLLKAGFRTVSQIHKNLMFEGYIAIK; encoded by the coding sequence GTGGCCAGAGGATTTGACCAGCACGTCATCAGCAGTATCCCACATTATCGCGAGGGTCACGCTCTTATCCTGGCGCTTTCAGACTTTNTCATTCAGCCCCATGGAATCGTCTATGAACTTGGTAGCTCGACCGGAGCGCTAACCTCTCAATTGGCAAAACGCCATGAAATGAAACCATGTAGGGTGATTGGCCTCGAAATTGAAGAGGGAATGGTGGCTGAAGCTAATCGCGTCCACTGTGACCAAATTGGCCTCGAATTCCTCCAAGCTGATATAACCAAAGTCGATTTAGCGCCCAGCAATTTAGTTGTGTCTTACTACACGTTGCATTTCTTGGCAGTTGAAGCTAGGCAAAGGNTGGTTCGACAAGTCTTTGAATCTCTAAACGTCGGCGGAGCCTTTATCCTTNTTGAAAAGACACGACAAGATTCGGGTCATATTCAGGATATTTTGAGTCAATTGTATTCTGATTTTAAGATTGAAAATGGGTTCAATCCAGCGCAAGTTTTGGCTAAGACTCGATCACTCCGTTCGGTTTTGGAGCCGTTGTCTAGTTCGGAAAACATCGATCTACTGCTCAAGGCGGGATTTCGAACAGTTTCCCAAATACACAAGAACCTTATGTTCGAAGGTTATATCGCCATAAAATAG